AGATTTTCTTTACTttctcagcaaaacatgacgttttgaaatcaaaacttttagccttgcttcactcgggtttgtttgcttttctttttcaagtttgaatttttttcttctttttttttgaattggggtgttgaatcatcaattcatcatttaagttttaagattttgtagcaaaatatatAGGAAgcttattacacaaaaaaacatcgtttttatacctctcaaaatgCTGAATtactaaagcttttgccctcgcttcgctcgggcccgttagcttttctttttccagttttaaattttcaaaaaaaatcccaattcttttaaaattttgaagcaaaacacgAATAATTCGTCTCACATACAAACATCGTTTTTGTATCTCTCGAACTCGACATTATGATTTTAGAGggcttttaccctcgctttgctcgggtccgtttgcttttctttttcagattttaaattttcaaaaaaaaaataaatattcgaatttcaaaattttgaagcaaaataatatacttagtgactcatcacacaagataacataattttttatatctcccaaaataccttctaatttttgagagctttcgccctcgcttcgccagggtcagtttgtttctcttttccttaattaataataaattccgaacttgaaggagaaatctcGCCCACTCCCACCCcctcttaaaaaatcccaagtgttcaaaaactggcctgttaaaagtcctgctaaaattcctttggttaaaaacttgaatgaaaattttgaacctcccaccctgaaaaaaattttgacaccaccccccccccccttatacctcaaaaaattccatgagTGCTCAAAAAAtaacctgctgaaagtcctactaaaagtcctttttaagtccttttttttcattttgaaattttgttagacaccctgtttgttgaaaaaaaacagaacttaggtgggaattttttaaaaagtatttcaacCTGGTGGCAGGAGAAAAGTGAAGTTTCCCaagtcggttttttttttcaaagggacCCAGagagaataataaaaaaaaaaaacaagttcttAATGGGAATGTTTGTGATATGCACTTTTGTTGAACATATGTAGCATGGGTATTTAATTGCTTCGTATCTTAAATTTCAGaacttgactgaaaaattgtaaaaagcaaaatttttttttttgaaagcagaactttggaaatttgtttcaaaatgtttcaatatgAGGCGAGagaaaggtcaaaattttcccaagtcaAACTTTTAGAGCTTAGAGATTGAAGCATacaagcatttaaaaaaaaaacagcagttACTGCCAATTATGTTTATGATATGCAATTATGCATCTATAGCAGGTCCAATTGCTGCGTACTTTCGTAACAATACTCAGATCAAAACTAATCACAACCATAagacacacacaaaaaaaaaatgaaataatataaaCACACAATCCGAGTTCTTTTCAATTATTGGTTGATGGgatttttccaacattaatATTTGCAATCGACCTTCTCATTTATGTATGATTGAATTTCTCACATCCTACGCCATTAATTCAACTATTCGATTCTAGGTTTGAATCGATGTTGAGCTGATTCCAGAACCAGAAATGGCCGAAAAAACGTCCAACGCGTATTCGACTCCAGTTTCATTGGAGCAACTATCCATAAACGCTGTTGGCCTGGAATTGTGGCGTTCTAAAATTGACGAATATCGCACAAGCCAACGATTGGAGAGATTTCGTGCTTCAGACAATGTAGTCTCGTTAAGAGCTAAACTCCCTGAATTACCATCCGTGATTTACGATATGATCGTGAAATATGTCACCAGACTTGGGGAATCGATAACGGATTGGCTCGAGGAGCTTATCAGAACAGTATGTCGTGTTGATGGCAACTATTACCGAGGTTGTGTTTTGGAATACTTCGATGATTTCGTTTGCGATTACGACGGAACTATCGATTTTGTAAAGacagccgaacgtatgatgcATTACGATAGTCTCGATAACGTTTTGAAATTCATCTTAGCTTGTAGGTGTTTTTTGGAAGATCACGTAAGACGTATATGGCCATCAGTACGGGAAAAGATGCACTTGAGTACGATTGATTTCAATATGAATCCGCAGTTGTACTACTGGATTTGTCATCTTAGTAATCAGTTGAATAAGGTACCAAGTGACATGCATTACACGGTTGACGAAAATATGCTCGAGAAGTGTGTCGAAATGTGTCATAGCAGATTAGCagtgaattatttttggaatcgtgtACCATACGAAGACCAAATGGGAATGGCTAACTACCTTCTTCGACagaatattgaaggtttcgtGAGCTGCATCTTACCGAAACTGGACAATCAACGACTGGAGAAAATCGTCAATGAGAAAGGCGAATACTTGATGGAAACTCTGCCTCTTGATAAATGGCACATCGTTCAATTAGCATTAAACTATATTTGGAAATTTGTACCATTTGAAATGCAAGTGCAAATGGCTAACGACGTTTTTCGACGAAATAGAAAATGTTTCGCGAGTTGCATTTTGCCCAAGCTAAACGATCGacaagtggaaaaattcttcaacgaGAAGAGTAGTGAATTGATGGGAGATCTGATGAACGATTTTTCTCGTGATGAAACTCGTATCCTTCAAACTTGGACGTGTATAATAAAAACAATGAATGGTAGCACTTTTTCAAATCTTGTTGTGAACATGTTGAGAACCGAGGCTGGGTACTTTTCGCAAATGGATCATCAAAAACTGGAGAAGTGGTCAAAACGGTGTTGCGAATTATGGAATAGGGCGCCGCATCATTTGAATAGATCAGCGATTATAGATATTTCGTCCGATTTGGAATTGACCCTATGTCGACAAAATGATAGGCTTAATACGCGTGCTACCTCTTGCGAGTTCCTATTGTCGATTCTTTCAGATTTTACTTTGGAGGAAAGACAGTCGTTTTGGCGTAACTGCTGGAAGAATTTGATGCTGAACAAAAATGCCTGCGATTTGCAACGAATAATGGAATCATGTTTCGAACACGAGGAGGACATgatcaatttcaaggaaaaCGTTATcgctgaaagtgaaaatttgcagCTTCGTTGTGACTTGTTAATGTCCTGCTCAAATTTCGACGAATGTGATGCTTTGGTCAATTTTAGTTGTCCTCGTAGTGCTGAAACTGTGAAACGTTTGAAACAGCGCTATTTGCAGTCGAGTTTTCTTGACGATTGTTCCGGTTTTTACTATTCACACGTTgttcattgcaaaaaattagaTAAGTTTATTAATACCGCTTACGACAGCGTCGatctcgcgaacgaattcaaacATCAACTGGTGTCATGTCCTGATAATCTAAGAGTGTTGATGACCTGTGTTCGAATGCCACAAGTTTCCTACAGAGCATTCAGGAAATTTATCGAAACATTCGTTTCAAACGAACAAATTTTACAACAGGTGAAATCTTTTATTATTGATCATCTGAAGGAGGCTGCTATTAGTCGAAGCGTTACCATTGAAGACGCTAATTCCAAACctttttttgaccagtttttgcTGTGGTGCCTCGGAAGTAATGAGTTAGTTATGGAATTACAGCAAACTTATATTAAACCTTGCCTCGAAGACATCAATTTATAAACGCAAATAAAAAGATGAACAGTTTCAGTTTTATAGTTGATTATAATTtgcttttttctgtttttcagtTTACCTGACTTCTTTTTTTATCGTTATAATTACTTATCATATTGTGTATGTTGAAGTTTATAGAAGTATTTTTTGTGCAataaagtattgaaaaaagaaaaaaaatgagaacatGGCGATTCTTTGAACTGTTGAACAACGAAGCAGCTGTgagagttcaaaattttgaaaacagtaaACACTTcttaagtgaatttttttccttca
This region of Planococcus citri chromosome 5, ihPlaCitr1.1, whole genome shotgun sequence genomic DNA includes:
- the LOC135847730 gene encoding uncharacterized protein LOC135847730 isoform X1 — encoded protein: MAEKTSNAYSTPVSLEQLSINAVGLELWRSKIDEYRTSQRLERFRASDNVVSLRAKLPELPSVIYDMIVKYVTRLGESITDWLEELIRTVCRVDGNYYRGCVLEYFDDFVCDYDGTIDFVKTAERMMHYDSLDNVLKFILACRCFLEDHVRRIWPSVREKMHLSTIDFNMNPQLYYWICHLSNQLNKVPSDMHYTVDENMLEKCVEMCHSRLAVNYFWNRVPYEDQMGMANYLLRQNIEGFVSCILPKLDNQRLEKIVNEKGEYLMETLPLDKWHIVQLALNYIWKFVPFEMQVQMANDVFRRNRKCFASCILPKLNDRQVEKFFNEKSSELMGDLMNDFSRDETRILQTWTCIIKTMNGSTFSNLVVNMLRTEAGYFSQMDHQKLEKWSKRCCELWNRAPHHLNRSAIIDISSDLELTLCRQNDRLNTRATSCEFLLSILSDFTLEERQSFWRNCWKNLMLNKNACDLQRIMESCFEHEEDMINFKENVIAESENLQLRCDLLMSCSNFDECDALVNFSCPRSAETVKRLKQRYLQSSFLDDCSGFYYSHVVHCKKLDKFINTAYDSVDLANEFKHQLVSCPDNLRVLMTCVRMPQVSYRAFRKFIETFVSNEQILQQVKSFIIDHLKEAAISRSVTIEDANSKPFFDQFLLWCLGSNELVMELQQTYIKPCLEDINL